One region of Faecalibacter bovis genomic DNA includes:
- a CDS encoding peroxiredoxin yields MSLVGKKAPLFTAPAVIDGDEIVENFSMPIGEKNIVLFFYPKDFTFVCPTELHAFQAKLAEFEKRDAVVIAASVDSEETHLAWLNTAKDNGGIEGVTYPIVADLAKTIAMDYGVLAGEYVYNEENDSLKFEGAPVAYRGTFIIDKNGVVRHETINDLPLGRNIDEYVRLLDAILHVEKYGEVCPANWEEGKEAMNATKDGVATYLSNN; encoded by the coding sequence ATGTCATTAGTAGGAAAAAAAGCGCCTTTATTTACAGCGCCTGCAGTAATCGATGGAGACGAAATCGTTGAAAACTTTTCAATGCCAATCGGAGAGAAAAATATTGTTTTATTCTTCTACCCAAAAGATTTTACTTTCGTTTGTCCAACTGAATTACACGCTTTCCAAGCTAAATTAGCTGAATTTGAAAAAAGAGATGCAGTAGTTATCGCTGCTTCAGTTGATTCTGAAGAAACTCACTTAGCATGGTTAAACACAGCTAAAGATAATGGTGGTATCGAAGGTGTTACTTACCCAATCGTAGCTGACTTAGCAAAAACTATCGCTATGGACTACGGTGTATTAGCTGGTGAGTACGTTTACAACGAAGAAAACGATTCATTAAAATTCGAAGGAGCTCCAGTTGCTTACCGTGGTACTTTCATCATCGACAAAAATGGTGTTGTTCGTCACGAAACAATCAACGATTTACCATTAGGACGTAACATCGACGAGTATGTACGTTTATTAGACGCTATTTTACATGTAGAGAAATACGGTGAAGTTTGTCCAGCTAACTGGGAAGAAGGTAAAGAAGCAATGAACGCTACTAAAGACGGTGTTGCTACTTACTTATCTAACAACTAA
- a CDS encoding thioredoxin family protein, producing MFAELEQDNLAQVVAENNIVIVQYGAGWCGNCRLVKPKFKKLAAEYEGQAEFLYVDAEKLPESRQLAEVPNLPTFAVFKGGVNVGQVTASKIDAVKELINEAAGI from the coding sequence ATGTTTGCAGAATTAGAACAAGATAACTTAGCACAAGTAGTTGCTGAAAATAATATAGTAATCGTACAATACGGTGCAGGATGGTGTGGAAACTGTCGTTTAGTAAAACCAAAATTCAAAAAATTAGCTGCTGAATACGAAGGACAAGCAGAATTTTTATACGTTGATGCTGAAAAATTACCAGAATCAAGACAATTAGCTGAAGTTCCAAACTTACCAACTTTCGCTGTATTTAAAGGAGGAGTTAATGTAGGACAAGTAACTGCATCTAAAATTGATGCTGTAAAAGAATTAATCAATGAAGCTGCCGGTATTTAA
- a CDS encoding GLPGLI family protein: MKKLLSVALLSASLFLTAQEKVVVEYEFYNVFDLSKETNPKMLEIYKNSNEQKSFYELVTTVDESLYKKIERVDNSQSKKGTSISFGGVGNDFYKNFSENISLTFMDYNGKKLIIKDSLKVQPWIIQKDKSTYLGYDVKKATYQEKSNTYTAWFAPKLAIKNGPIEYAGLPGLILKLEIVNIDKKGGENKRIYNATNIKIDSKAKIERPTKGQIVSQKEFDQIIEEDNKKFDEMYNNKVETKID; this comes from the coding sequence ATGAAAAAACTACTATCTGTTGCATTATTATCTGCTTCATTATTTTTAACAGCACAAGAAAAAGTTGTTGTTGAATATGAATTTTATAACGTTTTTGATCTTTCGAAAGAAACTAATCCTAAAATGTTAGAAATTTATAAAAATAGTAATGAGCAAAAATCTTTCTACGAATTGGTTACCACTGTAGACGAGTCGCTATATAAAAAAATAGAGCGTGTTGATAATTCACAATCAAAAAAAGGTACTTCGATTTCATTTGGTGGAGTAGGAAATGATTTCTATAAAAATTTTTCTGAAAATATATCTTTAACGTTTATGGATTATAATGGAAAGAAATTAATCATCAAAGATTCTTTAAAAGTTCAACCTTGGATTATACAAAAAGATAAATCTACTTATTTAGGTTATGATGTAAAAAAAGCAACATACCAAGAAAAGTCTAATACTTATACCGCTTGGTTTGCACCAAAATTAGCAATTAAAAACGGTCCGATAGAATATGCAGGTTTACCAGGATTAATATTGAAATTAGAAATTGTAAATATTGATAAAAAAGGAGGAGAAAATAAGCGTATTTATAATGCAACGAATATTAAAATAGATTCTAAAGCAAAAATTGAAAGACCAACTAAAGGTCAAATCGTATCTCAAAAAGAATTTGATCAAATCATTGAGGAAGATAATAAAAAGTTCGATGAAATGTACAACAACAAAGTCGAAACAAAGATTGATTAA
- a CDS encoding HAD family hydrolase has protein sequence MPINSFFFDFDGTLQGFANHTISDSTKEALKLLKSKKHKIFLATGRNLTDIPESLFSLNFDGYINNNGGMCSDENRIPFHIEYISKIDVEALLKYDEINPFAFSFMTEKGFTINRVNEYVEKSFEFFGMNVPKLMDTKDIELDKIMQMNFFVDEEQEQKLMKEVMLNSESSRWMPYFADVNPKGINKMKGIERMAKQYNLDLSKTMAFGDGGNDIPMIHGCKIGVAMGNSKENVQQAADFVTTSADEDGIWNALKHYGII, from the coding sequence ATGCCAATAAATTCTTTTTTCTTCGATTTTGATGGAACTCTACAAGGTTTTGCCAATCACACGATAAGCGACTCTACTAAAGAAGCTTTAAAACTTTTAAAGTCAAAAAAACACAAAATATTTTTAGCTACAGGTCGTAATTTAACAGACATTCCTGAAAGTTTATTTTCATTAAATTTTGATGGCTATATCAATAACAATGGCGGAATGTGTTCTGATGAAAATCGTATTCCTTTCCATATAGAATACATCTCAAAAATTGATGTGGAAGCTTTGTTAAAGTATGATGAAATCAATCCATTTGCATTTTCATTCATGACAGAAAAAGGTTTTACAATCAATCGTGTAAATGAATACGTTGAAAAATCATTTGAATTTTTTGGTATGAATGTTCCTAAATTAATGGATACAAAAGACATTGAGCTGGATAAAATTATGCAGATGAATTTTTTTGTAGATGAAGAACAAGAGCAAAAACTAATGAAAGAAGTGATGTTGAATAGTGAATCATCACGTTGGATGCCTTATTTTGCTGATGTAAATCCGAAAGGAATTAATAAAATGAAAGGAATTGAAAGAATGGCAAAACAATATAATTTAGATCTTTCTAAAACGATGGCGTTTGGTGATGGTGGTAATGATATTCCGATGATTCATGGTTGTAAAATTGGCGTAGCTATGGGAAATTCTAAAGAAAATGTGCAACAGGCGGCTGATTTTGTTACAACTTCGGCTGATGAAGACGGAATTTGGAATGCCTTAAAACATTACGGAATAATTTAG
- a CDS encoding DUF6952 family protein, translating into MKLPVFKNLAKTVSVEAMETALEVLEAYADSPAVKEPEQEVIGEMISNICGAIEMKQMMDEGMDERTAANTFMQRVMGSIDK; encoded by the coding sequence ATGAAGCTGCCGGTATTTAAGAATTTAGCAAAAACTGTTTCTGTAGAAGCTATGGAAACTGCTTTGGAAGTTTTAGAAGCATACGCTGATTCTCCTGCGGTTAAAGAACCAGAGCAAGAGGTTATCGGAGAAATGATTTCTAACATTTGTGGAGCTATCGAAATGAAACAAATGATGGATGAAGGTATGGACGAGCGTACTGCTGCAAATACTTTTATGCAACGTGTGATGGGATCTATTGATAAATAA
- the lat gene encoding L-lysine 6-transaminase, with protein sequence MNTTTINETVHERLAKHILADGYPIVMDVEKSHGSYIVDQNGDKYLDMFSMFASTAVGYNHPHLVAHQDFLGKNAINKPAMSDIYTKDYADFIDTFARVAMPKELQYCFFISGGSLAVENALKAAFDWKTKVNFSKGIETEAGQVIHFKQAFHGRSGYTLSLTNTKDPRKYEYFPKFDWPRIENPKIIFPETDENFAQTKQTEELAISQIKQALEERKNQIACIIIETIQGEGGDNYFRPEFLQMLRDICDQEEILLIFDEVQTGMGMTGKMWAFQHYNVIPDIISFGKKTQVCGILANKEKLDVVPNNVFKESSRINSTFGGNYIDMLRFKLILEVIENENLVENANEKGAYIIERLNDIEKHTNKIKNIRGKGLFIAFDFDNDQSRTDFLTKCFNDKLILLPCGETSVRFRPHLNVSFKDVNLALDIIKKALV encoded by the coding sequence ATGAATACAACTACTATAAACGAAACTGTACACGAAAGATTAGCAAAACATATTTTAGCTGATGGTTATCCAATTGTGATGGACGTAGAGAAATCTCATGGTTCTTATATCGTTGATCAAAATGGAGATAAATATTTAGATATGTTTTCAATGTTTGCTTCAACAGCAGTTGGATACAATCATCCACATTTGGTTGCACATCAAGATTTTTTAGGTAAAAATGCGATCAATAAACCAGCAATGTCTGATATTTATACAAAAGACTATGCAGATTTTATTGATACATTTGCTCGTGTTGCAATGCCAAAGGAACTACAATATTGTTTCTTTATTTCAGGTGGATCTTTAGCTGTCGAAAACGCTTTAAAAGCAGCTTTTGATTGGAAAACTAAAGTAAATTTTTCGAAAGGAATTGAAACTGAAGCTGGACAGGTTATCCACTTTAAACAAGCATTCCACGGAAGATCTGGTTATACTTTATCTCTAACAAACACAAAAGATCCTCGTAAATACGAATATTTCCCAAAATTTGATTGGCCTCGTATCGAGAATCCAAAAATTATCTTCCCAGAAACAGACGAAAACTTCGCGCAAACAAAACAAACAGAAGAATTAGCAATTAGTCAAATTAAACAAGCATTAGAAGAACGCAAAAATCAAATTGCTTGTATTATAATTGAGACAATACAAGGTGAAGGAGGAGATAATTATTTTCGACCTGAGTTTTTACAAATGTTAAGAGATATTTGTGATCAAGAAGAAATTCTTTTAATTTTTGATGAGGTACAAACAGGAATGGGAATGACTGGTAAAATGTGGGCTTTTCAGCATTACAATGTAATTCCAGATATTATTTCTTTCGGTAAGAAAACGCAAGTTTGTGGAATCTTAGCAAATAAAGAAAAATTAGACGTCGTTCCGAATAACGTATTTAAAGAATCAAGCCGTATAAACTCAACATTTGGTGGGAATTACATCGATATGTTACGTTTCAAATTGATTTTAGAAGTAATCGAAAATGAAAATTTAGTAGAAAATGCTAATGAAAAAGGAGCGTATATCATTGAACGTTTAAATGATATTGAAAAACATACGAACAAAATAAAAAACATTAGAGGTAAAGGTTTATTTATTGCTTTCGATTTTGATAACGATCAATCAAGAACTGATTTCCTTACAAAATGTTTTAACGATAAATTGATATTATTACCATGTGGAGAAACTTCAGTACGTTTTAGACCACATCTTAATGTATCTTTTAAAGATGTAAACTTAGCTTTAGATATTATTAAAAAAGCATTAGTTTAA